A single region of the Pseudarthrobacter sp. NIBRBAC000502770 genome encodes:
- a CDS encoding multicopper oxidase family protein, with amino-acid sequence MNNHTDHPLGRRRFLGLSVAGAAAAALAACTNTRVPAGLPARVLSTDPLVADYEARRAFSGKTVTRNLIAGSFQTTVAGKPVTTWGYDGGLTAPVLRATAGDRLQISLANRLTDPTSIHWHGLALRNDQDGVAGLTQDAVAAGAGFSYDFRLPHPGTYWYHSHVEMQRERALYGALIIEDPAEKLVYDRDWVIVLDDWMEGITGTPDDVLNELSEGMSMPGMDHGTMSGSMEASPSPTGTDGARGMGMKHMLMGSRSDFLGGDAGDVSYPFHLFNSKGPEEAEILTAKAGQVIRLRIINAAGDTAYRVGVPGQKITLTHTDGFPVQHQEVDAVVLGMGERIDALLTVREGFTPVMALPEGKTGQALGFISTGTGKQPLAATLPDTLDGTVVDGGQLKADPVVTLAAKAPDRTHELKLTGGMAKYDWGINGRRFDMNKPFENAFEIKAGERIEVRFINDTDMWHPMHLHGHTFQVGDGGARKDTVIVRAKQAVTVIFDADNPGQWLTHCHNAYHAERGMMGVFSYIK; translated from the coding sequence ATGAACAACCACACCGATCACCCCCTGGGCCGGCGCCGCTTTCTGGGCTTGTCCGTGGCCGGGGCCGCCGCCGCAGCCCTGGCGGCATGCACCAACACGCGGGTCCCCGCGGGCCTTCCGGCCCGGGTCCTGTCAACCGACCCGCTCGTCGCCGACTACGAAGCCCGTAGGGCGTTCAGCGGAAAAACGGTCACCCGGAACCTGATCGCCGGATCCTTCCAGACAACGGTCGCCGGGAAGCCGGTCACGACCTGGGGCTACGACGGCGGCCTGACCGCCCCGGTACTCAGGGCCACGGCGGGCGACCGGCTCCAGATATCACTGGCCAACCGGCTGACGGACCCGACGAGTATCCACTGGCATGGCCTTGCGCTGCGGAACGATCAGGACGGCGTCGCGGGGCTCACCCAGGACGCCGTCGCGGCCGGCGCCGGGTTTAGCTACGATTTCAGGCTCCCTCACCCCGGCACGTACTGGTACCACTCCCACGTGGAAATGCAGCGCGAACGCGCCCTCTACGGGGCGCTGATCATCGAGGACCCGGCCGAAAAACTCGTCTACGACCGGGACTGGGTCATCGTCCTGGATGACTGGATGGAAGGCATCACCGGCACCCCGGACGATGTCCTGAACGAGCTCTCCGAAGGCATGTCCATGCCCGGCATGGACCACGGAACCATGTCCGGGTCCATGGAAGCCTCACCCTCGCCTACCGGCACCGATGGAGCCAGGGGCATGGGGATGAAGCACATGCTGATGGGCTCCCGCAGCGACTTCCTCGGCGGCGACGCCGGCGACGTCAGCTACCCGTTCCACCTGTTCAACTCAAAAGGGCCGGAGGAAGCGGAGATCTTGACGGCGAAGGCGGGACAGGTGATCCGTCTGCGGATCATCAATGCCGCCGGCGACACCGCCTACCGCGTCGGCGTCCCGGGCCAGAAAATCACCCTTACCCATACCGACGGATTTCCTGTCCAGCACCAGGAGGTCGACGCTGTCGTGCTGGGCATGGGCGAACGCATCGATGCCCTCCTCACCGTCAGGGAAGGGTTCACCCCCGTGATGGCACTTCCCGAAGGCAAAACCGGCCAGGCTTTGGGTTTCATCAGCACCGGCACGGGCAAACAGCCCCTTGCCGCCACCCTGCCGGACACGCTGGACGGGACCGTCGTGGATGGCGGCCAGCTCAAGGCCGACCCCGTCGTCACCCTGGCGGCCAAAGCGCCGGACCGCACCCACGAACTCAAACTCACCGGCGGTATGGCCAAGTACGACTGGGGCATCAACGGGCGCCGCTTCGACATGAACAAGCCGTTCGAGAACGCCTTCGAGATCAAAGCCGGCGAACGCATCGAGGTGAGATTCATCAACGACACCGACATGTGGCACCCCATGCACCTCCATGGCCACACGTTCCAGGTCGGCGACGGCGGGGCCCGCAAAGACACCGTTATCGTCCGTGCCAAACAGGCCGTCACGGTGATCTTCGACGCCGATAACCCCGGCCAGTGGCTCACCCACTGCCACAACGCCTACCATGCCGAGCGCGGCATGATGGGCGTCTTCTCCTACATCAAATAA
- the lgt gene encoding prolipoprotein diacylglyceryl transferase yields MNTPVATELFFPSPAVSAFQLGPLTIRFYALAILTGIVVGVWLTARRLRARGGTTSQTLDIVAWAVPFGIVGGRLYHVITDNQLYFGQGRDPWGALRIWEGGLGIWGAVALGLVGAGIGARRAGVPFAAFADAAAPGLLLAQGLGRWGNWFNNELYGEPTDLPWKLQIHAINPATGQALTAPDGTPDVLGYFQPTFLYESLWCLAAASLLIFLDRRYTLGAGAVFSLYVVFYTAGRFVFELMRSDPANLILGLRVNTWVSGLLFLAGLALFQRLRTRPRSAVPPAPVLKQDSEAPSKGIPA; encoded by the coding sequence ATGAACACCCCTGTCGCGACAGAACTGTTCTTCCCCTCCCCCGCCGTCAGCGCCTTCCAGCTCGGGCCGCTGACCATACGCTTCTACGCCCTCGCCATCCTGACAGGAATCGTCGTCGGCGTCTGGCTCACCGCCCGCCGCCTCCGGGCCCGGGGCGGCACCACGTCCCAGACCCTGGACATCGTGGCCTGGGCGGTGCCCTTCGGCATCGTCGGTGGCAGGCTCTACCACGTCATCACCGACAACCAACTCTATTTCGGCCAGGGCAGGGACCCCTGGGGCGCGCTGCGGATCTGGGAAGGCGGCCTCGGGATCTGGGGAGCCGTCGCCCTCGGGCTCGTCGGCGCCGGGATCGGCGCCCGCCGTGCCGGGGTCCCCTTCGCAGCCTTCGCGGACGCGGCCGCCCCCGGGCTGCTCCTTGCCCAAGGCCTGGGCCGCTGGGGCAACTGGTTCAACAATGAACTCTACGGCGAGCCCACGGACCTGCCCTGGAAACTCCAGATCCACGCCATAAACCCGGCCACCGGACAGGCACTGACCGCCCCCGATGGCACACCGGACGTCCTCGGCTACTTCCAGCCCACCTTCCTCTACGAGTCCCTCTGGTGCCTGGCCGCAGCGTCGCTGCTGATCTTCCTGGACCGCCGGTACACACTCGGTGCCGGGGCGGTCTTCTCCCTCTACGTCGTGTTCTACACCGCTGGGCGCTTCGTCTTCGAACTGATGCGCTCCGACCCCGCAAACCTGATTCTGGGCCTGCGGGTCAACACCTGGGTCTCCGGCCTGCTCTTCCTCGCCGGGCTGGCCCTCTTCCAGCGGCTCAGGACCCGTCCCCGCTCCGCCGTCCCACCCGCACCCGTCCTGAAGCAGGACTCTGAAGCGCCCAGCAAAGGAATACCCGCATGA
- a CDS encoding DUF3105 domain-containing protein: protein MNNTGKRPSEHQAIVAAIRDRQQAKRRRFNILVYGGFGLLLAAIITAVAFVVAGSIQQRNAAAEAAKKPIDGIQTFAGLSRNHVQNAVAYPQEPGVGGDHSPVWTNCGIYTDPVNEQRAVHSLEHGAVWITYTPGLPAAEITRLTALAKDKPYVLLSPDKDQSAPVIATAWGTQLAVPDAGDPRIPAFIGAYAQSPKAPEPGAPCTGGTNG from the coding sequence ATGAACAACACCGGCAAACGACCCTCCGAACACCAGGCCATCGTCGCCGCGATCCGCGACCGGCAACAGGCCAAACGGCGCCGGTTCAACATCCTCGTCTACGGCGGCTTCGGCCTGCTCCTGGCCGCCATCATCACCGCCGTCGCCTTCGTTGTTGCCGGGTCCATCCAGCAACGGAACGCGGCGGCCGAAGCGGCCAAAAAACCCATCGACGGGATCCAGACCTTCGCCGGCCTGTCCCGCAACCACGTCCAGAACGCCGTGGCCTACCCCCAGGAGCCCGGCGTCGGGGGCGACCACTCCCCCGTCTGGACAAACTGCGGCATCTACACCGACCCGGTCAACGAACAACGCGCCGTCCATTCCCTGGAACACGGCGCCGTCTGGATCACCTACACCCCCGGCCTGCCCGCGGCCGAGATCACCAGACTCACCGCTCTGGCCAAAGACAAGCCCTACGTCCTGCTCAGCCCGGACAAAGACCAGAGCGCCCCGGTCATCGCCACCGCCTGGGGCACCCAGCTGGCGGTCCCGGACGCCGGCGATCCCCGCATCCCCGCCTTCATCGGCGCCTACGCCCAGTCCCCGAAAGCACCGGAACCTGGAGCCCCCTGCACCGGCGGAACCAACGGCTAA
- a CDS encoding cytochrome c oxidase assembly protein: MPPWDVVLTSWTLNWPALALLVPAAVLYARGLRTARRRGIRWPWRRTLTFYVLGLGSFAALSFGFTGVYSHDLRWVFTLKITAYLFIVPLLVTAGKPLTLARQTLGPAGAARLQTFLGHGLMRALSNTVVAALLGLGMFTLFLTPLFHPLRTEPLWDVALTILVPLTGMLMVVPIIEDESAKAVSALIIVEFIYVFIELVADAVPGIMMRISPQILDGATQALTGHPGWLPGALRDQQLAGDLLWFLAEIVDVPLIILMFVRFARSDRNEATSFDSLTDDQLEALNREHLNGPHPPRGNNGPPEN; this comes from the coding sequence ATGCCGCCCTGGGACGTAGTCCTGACCTCGTGGACCCTGAACTGGCCGGCCCTGGCACTCCTGGTCCCCGCCGCCGTCCTGTATGCGCGCGGCCTCCGCACGGCCCGGCGCCGCGGGATCCGCTGGCCGTGGCGGCGGACCCTGACGTTCTACGTCCTGGGACTGGGCAGTTTCGCGGCACTCAGCTTCGGGTTCACCGGCGTCTACAGCCACGACCTGCGCTGGGTCTTCACCCTGAAGATCACCGCCTACCTCTTCATCGTCCCGCTCCTGGTCACCGCGGGCAAACCCCTGACCCTTGCCCGGCAAACCCTGGGACCGGCCGGAGCGGCACGGCTTCAGACATTCCTCGGACACGGCCTGATGAGGGCACTGAGCAACACCGTCGTTGCCGCTCTGCTGGGTCTGGGAATGTTCACCCTCTTCCTGACACCCCTGTTCCATCCCCTGCGGACCGAGCCGCTCTGGGACGTGGCCCTGACCATCCTCGTGCCGCTGACCGGGATGCTGATGGTCGTGCCGATCATCGAAGACGAATCGGCCAAGGCCGTCAGCGCGCTGATCATCGTCGAATTCATCTACGTGTTCATCGAACTCGTCGCAGACGCCGTCCCGGGGATCATGATGCGCATCAGCCCACAAATCTTGGACGGGGCAACCCAGGCCCTCACCGGGCATCCGGGCTGGCTGCCCGGCGCGCTGCGGGACCAGCAGCTCGCCGGGGACCTGCTGTGGTTCCTAGCCGAAATCGTCGACGTGCCGCTCATCATCCTGATGTTCGTCCGGTTCGCCCGCAGCGACCGGAACGAGGCGACCTCCTTCGACAGCCTCACCGACGACCAGCTGGAAGCGCTGAACCGCGAACACCTGAACGGCCCCCACCCGCCCCGCGGTAACAATGGTCCGCCAGAAAACTGA
- a CDS encoding TlpA disulfide reductase family protein — MHEPSLPTPSASASRTRETPPGFSRRRLLASALLGALGATGLAGCASGDALAQQAKAGDNKNYIAGDGSVTEYAAADRKPPVVVTGEQYDGTVVSSRDWAGKVIVLNFWYAACAPCRLEAPRLEALWKEFEPQNVLFYGVNVRDEEAAAAAFERTFGITYPSMQDKNGGILLAMTQYVPPQAVPSTLVLDKQGRVAARILGLADQGILKSLIAGAVGGG, encoded by the coding sequence ATGCATGAGCCCAGCCTCCCAACGCCGTCAGCCTCGGCCTCCCGGACCCGGGAGACACCGCCGGGTTTCTCCCGGCGCCGCCTGCTCGCCTCAGCCCTTCTGGGTGCACTGGGCGCCACAGGCCTCGCCGGATGCGCCTCCGGCGACGCCCTTGCCCAACAGGCCAAAGCCGGCGACAACAAAAACTACATCGCAGGGGACGGCTCCGTCACCGAATATGCCGCAGCCGACCGGAAGCCACCGGTGGTAGTAACGGGGGAACAGTACGACGGGACGGTCGTTAGCTCCCGTGACTGGGCCGGAAAAGTGATCGTGCTGAACTTCTGGTACGCCGCATGCGCCCCGTGCCGGCTCGAAGCTCCCAGGCTGGAAGCGCTCTGGAAAGAGTTCGAACCACAGAATGTCCTGTTCTACGGCGTGAACGTCCGCGATGAGGAAGCCGCAGCTGCCGCCTTCGAGCGGACCTTCGGAATCACCTACCCCAGCATGCAGGACAAAAATGGGGGGATCCTGCTGGCCATGACACAGTACGTGCCGCCGCAGGCGGTCCCCTCTACCCTCGTACTCGACAAACAGGGACGGGTCGCCGCCAGAATCCTCGGCCTGGCCGATCAAGGCATCCTCAAGTCCCTCATCGCCGGCGCCGTGGGCGGAGGGTAG